GTCCGTGGCCGAAATTTTGTCTTGGAAGTAGTAGTCGAACATGGATTTTATTTTGGGTTGAAATTTTTTGATATCAAATTTAGCACATTTTGGACGGAACGTGGTTGACGCTGTATAACATTTTATCTATTTTTGCTTGCCAAATTAGGTTATAAATATGGACGAACTAAAAAATCGAATCAAGGAAATGATTGTTACGTCTCTCGAACTCGAAGACGTGACTGCTGCAGACATTGTCGAAGACGCTCCCCTTTTTGGCGAGAGCGAAAGGGGTCTCGGACTCGACTCCATCGACGCTCTTGAATTGGGTATTGCCATCAAGGAAACCTTCGGTGTTTCTTTCTCGGCGGCAAACGAAGATACCAAGAAGCATTTTTATTCTGTAGATACACTGGCCGCCTATATTTCGGCGAATATGCCCAAGTAAGGAGAAATTATGGACAAGCAGGCGATTTTTGAAAAACTCAAGGCAGCCCTCATCGAGGATTTCGAACTTGATGACGAACAGGTGACTCTCGAAGCTCGTCTTTACGAAGATTTGGAACTCGACAGCATCGACGCAGTTGACCTGATTGTGAAACTCAAGTCCCTTTTGCCGACGAACATCGACCCCGAAGTGTTCAAGACGGTCCGTACCGTGCAGGACGTGGTCGA
This genomic stretch from Fibrobacter sp. harbors:
- a CDS encoding phosphopantetheine-binding protein, whose translation is MDELKNRIKEMIVTSLELEDVTAADIVEDAPLFGESERGLGLDSIDALELGIAIKETFGVSFSAANEDTKKHFYSVDTLAAYISANMPK
- a CDS encoding acyl carrier protein, coding for MDKQAIFEKLKAALIEDFELDDEQVTLEARLYEDLELDSIDAVDLIVKLKSLLPTNIDPEVFKTVRTVQDVVDAIYNLIQNAENK